Genomic DNA from Calditrichota bacterium:
AGTTCTCCACGCGTTCGTGGAAATCACGCATCCACTCCTGCTTTTCCAAAGGGAGGGTGTGCAGGATGGTCTTCACGTGCGGCACGATCTTTTGAGCAGAGACCGGCAGCACCCCCAAGGTCCCGGTAGCAAGGAGGACTGCCAAGGGCACAACAAGCTTATGCACCGCCTTCATGCTCGTTCTCCTCATCTGCTCTGCCAGAATAGCCGTTTGAAGAGCTGCAACCGGCTGTCGGCTGCTGGCGAGAAAAGGTACCAGATTTTCAGGACAATGTCAAGCGGTTAGTTGCCATGCACTACACGCGAAGATTTGCTGAACGCTGCGGGATGCTGCTGGTGCTCTTGCTGGCCGCTGAACGCGCGTTCCCTGCCTTCGAGCGCCTGACAGTTGGCGCACGTCCCGTCGGCATGGCGGGGGCGTATGTGGGCCTGGCCCAAGGACCAGAGGCTCTGCTCATCAACCCGGCCGGTATCGCCACCGCTTCAGGCATTACCGGATCGGCATTCTATGGCCGCCCCTTCGGCCTCAAGGAGTTGGACGCCAGCGGGGTGAGCCTCTTTTACCCGCTGCGCTACGGCGGCATTGGCGGCGCCGTGCGCTTGTTCGGGCGCTCCCCCTATCAGGAACAAGTCTTTTCGCTCGGCGCCGGGATGGTGGTCTTGCCCCATCTGTACGTCGGGGCCACTGCCCACCTCTACCATTTGCGCATTGCCTCCTACGGCTCGGCCTCCACGGCGGGGGCAGACCTGGGCGTTCTGATGAACGTCACCTACAACGTCCGCTGGGGGGTGGTGGTTTCCAATTTGAACCGTCCGCGCATTGGCGACTGCCGGGAGCAACTGCCACAGGTCCTCGCCACCGGGGTAAGCGTCACTCCTGCGCCACCTTTGGTGGTGACCGTAGACGTGCACAAGGATGTGCGGTATCCTGCAGAGGTGCGCATCGGCGCGGCCTACCGCCCTGTGGCTCCGCTCGCCCTCCGCTGCGGCCTGCAAACGAATCCCGGGCGCTTTGCGGCCGGCGTTGGCCTCTGGGCAGGCATCGTGCGCATGGACTATGCAGTGTCCCACCACTACGACCTCGGCCTGACCCACTCTGTCTCGTTAACCGTAGGGATCGAGTGAGGGGTGCTATGGCACGGCGCTGTGCCTGGCTGCGTGCGAACCTGCGTTCTAAGGATGGAATGCCCCGTTGCCTGGTGCCTGTGCTCCTCGCGCTGGGAACGTTCTTGCTGCTCCTACCTACAAGCCAGGTACACGCGCAGGTGGAGCCGGAGCAGGTGCTGGAACAGGAAGAGGAGGGGTCCGACAGTTCCGAATTGGCGGAAATACTGGCGGACCTGCGGGCACGTCCTCTCGATATCAATCGTGCCACGGTGGCAGAGTTGCAGCAGCTCCCGTGGATTTCACCGCTCTTGGCCGCCAAAATCGTCGCCTTCCGCCGCTTGCGAGGAAGAATCCAGAACATCGAGGAGCTGTTGGAGGTACCGGAAATCGACGACGCTCTCCTGGAAACCATTGCCGAGTACTTGCTGGTGGTGCCGCCGGCCCCTGCCCTTTGGTGGGGAGAAGCGCGCTTGCGCGCCTCCGGCCGCTTGGAACGGTCCCGGGGCTTTAGGACAGGCGCCTATCCAGGGTCCCCGCTCAAGAGCTATGCTCGCCTCAAATGGGGCGTCGGAAATCACGTCACGGGCGGGGCGCTGGTGGAGAAGGACGCCGGCGAACAACGTCTCGACGACTATGGCAACTACTTCGTTTCTGCCTCCTTGCCAAGTCTCTCGACCCAGGTAGTACTGGGACATTATCAGATGGAGGCAGGACAGGGCCTGGTGCTATGGAGCCCCTACGGCCATGGCAAAGGGAGCGAACCGGCAGTGGCCGCGGTGCGCAAGGCTCGCGGGCTGCGTCCGTACAGTTCTGCTACGGAATACGGCGGTCTGCGCGGTGTGGCAGTGGAGACTATGCTGGGTCCATTTGCGGTGACCGCTCTTGCCTCCGACCTCCCACTGGACGCCACCCTCGACGAAGACGGGATGGTCACCTCCTTTTACGAGAGTGGCTATCACCGCACTGCCACCGAGCAAGCCAAGCGCCGCGTGGTCCGCGAACGGCTGGCCGGAGGTCGCCTGGCTTACGGCGACAATCCACTGTTCAAAGCAGGCATTACCTGGTATGCCTCGGAATTTGACCGCGCCGTCGACCCGCCGGATTCTCTCCGCAGACGCTTCGTATTTCGGGGAAAACACAACAGCGTAGCGGGGATGGACCTCGGCATCTCTTTCGCCTCCGCCCGCTTCTTCGCTGAGGGGGCGCGGTCGGCAAGTGGCGGCGTTGCTGCGGTGGCGGGCATCTTGGTGGAGATTCCCCGCGCCAAGGTCGTTGCACACTATCGGCACTACGACAAAGATTTCTACAATCGCCACGCCTTGCCCTTTGCCAGCTCAACGGGCGTCGCCAATAACGAGCAAGGCTTCTACCTCGGCGCGCAGTGGCGGGTGCGACCAGGGACCCGCGTGGCCTTTTACTACGACACTTCCAAGCGCCCGTGGCGCACGTACTCCTTCCCCATGCCCACAGGTGCGGAGGACGGTCTGGCGCAAGTGGAACAACGGCTCGTCCGCGGCGTGGTGGCCCTGCTTCGGTTGCGCTACGCACGCAACAACGACCTGGTCACCTGGATCGCCCCGCCGTCCCGGGATGTGTCTGTCGTGGCGCAAAGGAGCAGACTCGCCGCCCGGGCGCAGCTGCAGTACGATCCCGTCAAGAGCATCTCGCTGCGGGGACGAGTGGAGAGAAGCCACGTGGTCCTGCGACCGGTGGGCTCCCCTTTCTTGCCTGAGCGCAAGTCCCACGGCCTGCTCCTTTCCCAGGAGCTCGTCGCTCGCTTTGCCCAGCGACTGCAGTGCCAGTTCCGCGTCGTCCTGTTCGACACAGACGATTATGAGTCTCGCATCTATGCCTATGAAAGCGACCTGCCCGGGGTGCTCACCAACCGTCTGTTTGCCGGCAGGGGTTCGTCCTGGTACCTCCTCGTGCGGGCAAGGGTTGGCCGGGCCGTCTTTTTGGGGGCAAAATTCACGAGCACCTACTACGATGACCGTGAGACAGTGGGCTCCGGCCTCGATGAGACGGAGGGTCCACTCTCTCGAACCCTGTCGGTGCAGATAGACGTCGGGCATTGAGCTCACGCGCCCAGGGCCAAAATAGACGTTGACTTGTTCGCAAGCTATGTGTACATTTAAGCAAGAGCATAGAGGAAAACAAGCGTATGTTGACGAAAGTGTTACTTGCCTATTTGCGCTTTCTGGCCCGCAGGGGTGTAGGCGAGGAGCCCATTCAGTTCTGGGATGAGTTGCGCCAAGCTAAGACGGCGATAGTCACCCTTCGCTGCTCGCCTGAGGAGCTCAAGGCTCTTCGCCGCGTAGTGAGCCGGCTTTCCCAACTTTTTGCGCCGGAAAATCTCTGCTTTGTCGTCCGGCAGGGGGAGTCGCTTCCGCCTGGGTTCATTCAGGGTCGGCTCATCGAGGTGGGCCCTGAGATGCTGCGCTTCGGGCGCTTTCCCACAGCCCACCTCCGCCAGCAGATCCGGGCCCAGCATGCTGATGCGTTCATCGACCTGCACCCTGACTTTGACTTGCTCAGCGCCGCCTTGGCCGTGGCAAGCGGTGCGCGCATCCGGGTCTGCTTCGCTCACCAGCTGCGCGATCCGTTCTACAACCTGGAGGTGCGCACCGGCGCAAACGTCTCACCTGCCAGGCGGTACGATCGATTACTTGCGGTTCTGGAGGCTGCTCGGGCCAAAAAGGACCCTGAGGCGGTGCCAAGCGCGAAGACGTGAGCAGCCAGCAGTTCTGGCCGCAAGATGACGCGGGGTCGGATTGAGCCGGGGCTCTCACGGGGAGAATGGGGGCGCCAACCTTTGGCTGGACTATCGAACAAGGGGGCGGCGACGGAAACGAAAGGTTTGGCCGCGCGGAGAAGACCTTGAGCCAAAGGCGAGGGGCAAGAGCTTGAGCCATACGGCGTGGATGCACTTGCTCGGAGCGACTTGCTACCAGCGAGGTGTAAGGTTTTCTCCCTGAGCTGGCAAAATCAGTTCCTGCCCCGGCGGGCGAATGAGGCAACTGTAGCCCAGACGGCTAACCCTCCCGGCAATCGGGCGACAGGTGCGGGTCCATGAGGCGAAGTAGGCTCCGCCAAGCAGAGGCATACACCGTCGCGGGATCGTGGCAGCGGGTACAGCGCACAGATTTCAGCCAGAAGAACGGCAATGACCGAGTCCACCGGCCACTCAGCCTCGCAGATTGACCTCCTCGCTGCGCGCATGGCCGAGCTCGAACAAGAGCTGGCCCATCTGCGCCATCGCCTCTGGAGGCTTGAGGTGGCCCACGCGGTGGCCACCTCACTGAGCGATGATTTGGAGTTGGCGCCGACCGTGGACGCCTTCTGCACCCGTCTGGCCACGCTCCTCCCTGAGGTGGCGCTGGCAGTCGGTCTCTGCACAGCAGATGGCTCTGTGCATTTCCCCAAGGCCGACGGTCCTCTGGCCTGCCTGGCAACTGACGACAATCCCAGGAGCGCCGCACCACTCGCCAAGCTCTTGTGTCAGGACAAGCCCATTCTTTTGCAGGGAAAGGAGGCAGGGCTCTTAGCCCCGAGCCTGGCGTCGGAAGCCTGTGCGCTTTTCCTGGCCCCGCTGCGGTCAACGGGGGCCTCCAGCCTCGGGGTGCTGCTCGCCGCCCGCCCTGCTGCCCTTGGTTTCTCGCAGGAGGAACAAGAGATTCTCCGCGCGGCCGCTACCGCGTTTGCCTCCGTGCTGCACAAGGTGACCCTGTTCCAGCAGACCAAGGCGCTGGCCATCACTGACCCGCTCACCAAGCTCTACAATCGTCGCCACCTGCAAGAGCGCCTGGACCAGGAGGTGGCGCGGGCCCAGCGCTACTCGCACCCACTCAGCGTGCTCCTCCTCGACATCGACAATTTCAAGCTCTACAACGACCTGAATGGTCATCTGCAAGGCGACGCTGCACTGCGCGAGCTCGCCGCCCTATTGCGGCGCCATACCCGCCAGGCAGACCTGGTAGCGCGCTTCGGCGGCGAAGAGTTCGTGGTTCTGCTTCCCG
This window encodes:
- a CDS encoding helix-hairpin-helix domain-containing protein, which encodes MARRCAWLRANLRSKDGMPRCLVPVLLALGTFLLLLPTSQVHAQVEPEQVLEQEEEGSDSSELAEILADLRARPLDINRATVAELQQLPWISPLLAAKIVAFRRLRGRIQNIEELLEVPEIDDALLETIAEYLLVVPPAPALWWGEARLRASGRLERSRGFRTGAYPGSPLKSYARLKWGVGNHVTGGALVEKDAGEQRLDDYGNYFVSASLPSLSTQVVLGHYQMEAGQGLVLWSPYGHGKGSEPAVAAVRKARGLRPYSSATEYGGLRGVAVETMLGPFAVTALASDLPLDATLDEDGMVTSFYESGYHRTATEQAKRRVVRERLAGGRLAYGDNPLFKAGITWYASEFDRAVDPPDSLRRRFVFRGKHNSVAGMDLGISFASARFFAEGARSASGGVAAVAGILVEIPRAKVVAHYRHYDKDFYNRHALPFASSTGVANNEQGFYLGAQWRVRPGTRVAFYYDTSKRPWRTYSFPMPTGAEDGLAQVEQRLVRGVVALLRLRYARNNDLVTWIAPPSRDVSVVAQRSRLAARAQLQYDPVKSISLRGRVERSHVVLRPVGSPFLPERKSHGLLLSQELVARFAQRLQCQFRVVLFDTDDYESRIYAYESDLPGVLTNRLFAGRGSSWYLLVRARVGRAVFLGAKFTSTYYDDRETVGSGLDETEGPLSRTLSVQIDVGH
- a CDS encoding diguanylate cyclase, producing MTESTGHSASQIDLLAARMAELEQELAHLRHRLWRLEVAHAVATSLSDDLELAPTVDAFCTRLATLLPEVALAVGLCTADGSVHFPKADGPLACLATDDNPRSAAPLAKLLCQDKPILLQGKEAGLLAPSLASEACALFLAPLRSTGASSLGVLLAARPAALGFSQEEQEILRAAATAFASVLHKVTLFQQTKALAITDPLTKLYNRRHLQERLDQEVARAQRYSHPLSVLLLDIDNFKLYNDLNGHLQGDAALRELAALLRRHTRQADLVARFGGEEFVVLLPEIDGASARAVAEKLRQTVEQTPFKGEEVLPGGNLTISVGLATLPNDAGESIELLDLADRGLYLAKRWGRNRVCHFLDGE